In one window of Helianthus annuus cultivar XRQ/B chromosome 17, HanXRQr2.0-SUNRISE, whole genome shotgun sequence DNA:
- the LOC118489134 gene encoding uncharacterized protein LOC118489134: METQATETTESSPVLLVTSTETTETLDQSTPPVVVVDQTQTTETLEPSPPVVANMPPAEVSPPQVTNTQVTEETALQEVTNTHEAAPSGESAPSPVTNIPAAETLDQSTLPSLEDIKTTETVEHSVVASDVTDNSHENLIASPENHQSREIRQETAEEEEEEVRSVLKVIAATGEFWYDWEKLRSMLSLHLKQVLSEYPQAKMTIEEQKISLGETHAELVKRLDDALHSFVDGPPFTLQRLSEIILDARSLYPNLSKLALALEKNLSVTSTLTMSTNPNPPSLTTPPNGSEKVNEDLNPNPNPQLLSDTVMENGALPVAMSADRDEIMTEVDADISDVMTMDVETTETTEKPSESSPMTTGDS; the protein is encoded by the exons ATCAACACCGCCTGTGGTTGTGGTTGATCAAACACAGACAACTGAAACGTTAGAGCCGTCACCGCCTGTGGTTGCAAACATGCCGCCAGCGGAAGTTTCACCGCCGCAGGTTACAAACACACAGGTGACTGAGGAAACGGCATTACAGGAGGTTACAAACACACATGAAGCTGCACCTTCAGGGGAGTCTGCTCCATCTCCGGTTACAAACATACCAGCTGCTGAAACCTTGGACCAGTCAACCCTTCCCTCGTTGGAGGATATAAAGACGACCGAAACCGTGGAGCATTCAGTTGTGGCTTCTGATGTCACAGATAATAGTCATGAGAACTTGATTGCTTCTCCTGAAAATCATCA GAGCAGGGAAATAAGGCAAGAGactgctgaagaagaagaagaagaagtaagAAGTGTCTTGAAAGTCATTGCAGCCACCGGAGAGTTTTG GTATGATTGGGAAAAATTGAGAAGCATGTTGTCTCTTCATTTAAAGCAG GTTCTTTCTGAATACCCACAGGCAAAAATGACAATCGAGGAACAAAAAATATCGCTAGGAGAGACGCATGCTGAGTTGGTGAAAAGGTTGGATGATG CTCTTCATAGTTTTGTTGATGGCCCACCGTTTACCCTACAAAGGCTATCTGAG ATCATACTGGATGCACGGAGCTTGTATCCAAATCTATCAAAGCTTGCTCTGGCTTTAGAAAAG AATTTGTCTGTGACATCAACTTTGACCATGTCTACTAATCCGAATCCACCATCACTTACAACACCACCAAACGGATCCGAGAAAGTAAACGAGGACttgaacccgaacccgaacccgcaACTGCTGTCTGATACTGTAATGGAGAATGGAGCCCTACCCGTTGCAATGTCAGCAGACAGGGATGAAATTATGACAGAGGTGGATGCTGACATCAGCGATGTTATGACAATGGATGTGGAAACAACCGAAACAACCGAGAAGCCGTCAGAATCAAGTCCCATGACAACAGGTGATTCTTAa